A section of the Methanoregula formicica SMSP genome encodes:
- a CDS encoding APC family permease has protein sequence MGSRDSWNWEDIRSGARRTIIGARKNIEDPSLFHKIALFPLLAWIGLGADGVSSSSYGPPEAFIALGPYTYLAVFLAIGTALTVFIISYAYTRIIEHFPGGGGGYIVATHTISERAGVVSGSALLIDYMLTITVSIAACGEAVFSFLPLSWQPWKLPFACLLILILIVINLRGVRESVLILAPIFLVFIAAHAILLGYGLLAHAPQIVPVAATIQSGFSRDLAAIGLVGILAVFFRAYSLGGGTYTGIEAVANGMQIMREPRVKTGKRTMLYMALSLTALSAGLFACYLLWDIRPVAGQTLNAVLAGSVFAGWPLGGLLALITIFSEAALLCVAAQTGFIDGPRVMANMAIDSWLPRSFALLSERLTMTNGILLMGGAALLLMLFTHGSVMILITMYAINVFLTFSISEYGMSRFFYKNRVTEKDWKQHIPIHLIGLVLCSTILTITIFEKLGEGGWLTIFLTSALVGLCFLIHRHYQKVTRGLRKLDSLLDVMPVAGTKNIDPVNPHKMTAVQLVTGFHGFGVNTFYSVIKNFPGIYENFIFVSIAVVDSGTFKGAAELKALSESTKKGLEKYVDLAREMGFSADYRMDIGTDVVDTAVPVCREIAREFQNSTFFTGQLVFRHENPFHKYLHNETAFAIQRRLQYSGITTVIMPIRAEK, from the coding sequence GTGGGATCCCGTGACTCATGGAACTGGGAAGATATCAGGAGCGGCGCCCGGCGAACCATCATCGGCGCCAGGAAAAATATCGAAGACCCTTCACTCTTCCATAAGATCGCGCTCTTCCCCCTCCTTGCCTGGATAGGCCTTGGGGCCGACGGGGTCTCTTCATCGTCCTACGGTCCACCTGAAGCGTTCATCGCCCTTGGACCCTACACCTATCTTGCTGTTTTTCTTGCAATCGGAACCGCACTGACGGTCTTCATCATCTCGTATGCCTACACCCGCATCATCGAGCATTTCCCGGGTGGCGGCGGTGGCTATATCGTTGCTACCCACACCATCAGCGAACGGGCGGGAGTCGTTTCCGGCAGCGCCCTTCTCATTGACTACATGCTGACCATCACGGTTTCGATTGCCGCCTGCGGGGAGGCCGTCTTCTCGTTCCTGCCGTTGTCGTGGCAGCCCTGGAAGCTCCCGTTCGCCTGCCTCCTTATCCTCATCCTGATCGTCATCAATTTGCGGGGTGTCCGGGAATCCGTTCTCATTCTTGCCCCGATCTTCCTCGTATTCATCGCAGCCCACGCCATTCTGCTCGGGTACGGCCTCCTCGCCCACGCCCCGCAGATCGTCCCGGTTGCCGCGACGATCCAGTCCGGCTTCTCCCGCGACCTCGCTGCCATCGGCCTGGTCGGGATCCTGGCAGTCTTCTTCAGGGCCTACTCGCTCGGCGGCGGAACCTATACCGGGATCGAGGCAGTGGCAAACGGGATGCAGATCATGCGCGAGCCCCGGGTGAAGACCGGCAAGCGGACAATGCTGTACATGGCACTCTCACTGACGGCCCTCTCCGCAGGACTCTTTGCCTGCTACCTCCTCTGGGACATACGGCCGGTGGCGGGGCAGACACTGAACGCGGTCCTTGCCGGCAGCGTGTTTGCCGGCTGGCCTCTCGGGGGCCTTCTCGCCCTGATTACCATTTTTTCAGAAGCCGCCCTGCTCTGCGTGGCCGCCCAGACGGGGTTCATCGACGGGCCGCGGGTCATGGCAAACATGGCCATCGACTCCTGGCTCCCCCGCTCCTTTGCGCTGCTCTCGGAGCGCCTCACGATGACAAACGGCATCCTCCTGATGGGTGGCGCGGCGCTCCTTCTCATGCTTTTCACGCATGGTTCTGTTATGATCCTGATCACCATGTATGCCATCAACGTCTTCCTCACCTTCTCCATCTCCGAGTACGGCATGTCCCGGTTCTTCTACAAGAACCGGGTAACCGAGAAAGACTGGAAACAGCATATCCCGATCCACCTCATCGGGCTCGTGCTCTGCAGTACGATCCTCACCATCACCATCTTCGAGAAGCTGGGCGAGGGGGGCTGGCTCACGATCTTCCTGACATCGGCCCTTGTCGGGCTCTGTTTCCTGATCCACCGGCATTACCAGAAGGTCACGCGGGGCCTGCGGAAACTGGATTCCCTGCTTGATGTCATGCCCGTGGCCGGCACGAAGAACATCGATCCGGTAAATCCCCATAAGATGACCGCAGTCCAGCTGGTTACCGGTTTCCACGGCTTTGGTGTCAATACCTTTTACTCCGTGATCAAGAACTTCCCGGGGATCTACGAGAACTTCATCTTCGTCTCGATCGCGGTTGTCGACTCCGGCACGTTCAAGGGAGCAGCGGAACTGAAGGCGCTCTCGGAATCGACGAAGAAAGGGCTGGAAAAATATGTCGACCTGGCACGGGAGATGGGTTTTTCCGCGGACTACCGCATGGATATTGGCACCGATGTCGTGGATACAGCCGTACCGGTCTGCCGGGAGATTGCACGGGAGTTCCAGAATTCCACGTTCTTTACCGGGCAACTGGTGTTCCGGCATGAGAACCCGTTCCACAAGTACCTGCACAACGAGACGGCGTTTGCCATCCAGCGCCGGCTGCAGTACAGCGGCATCACCACCGTGATCATGCCGATCCGGGCAGAAAAGTAA
- a CDS encoding PAS domain S-box protein, with protein MAEGLRVLYVDDEPELLEMAKIFLEMNGEFQVGISTSAKEVISLPLTRSYDAIVSDYEMPVMNGIAFLKHVREQFGDIPFILFTGRGREEVVIDAINNGADFYLQKGGSAQAQFAELAHKIRQAVVKRRAQAELQEAYNRITASEEELARSEQQLQESEGKFRDFADHLPQIVFETDMDLRITYVNKYTVASYGFPAEVVGSGLSILTFIHPSQHATFMVNVHHLRYGIPFEPREYTAFNKDGTPFPVIVYSSPIFRNKQMVGFRGVVADISARKQAEAALRESEEKHRTFAELLPQIVFETDCSLVLSFVNNQALTQLGYTPQEVASGFNALTIIDPSQHDRLRKNIVSFMRGEPYTHEEYTLIRKNGTTFPGLIYADVVYRNGQMAGFRGIIIDISEQKQAEQALRESEQKYRTLVEVIQDIVYYLDPQGTIVYISPQVMDQLGYHPDEILGKNFSEFIHQDDARVLTSHIRTSRPIGTPLPQDQFRVRRNDGTYRWYEDKSIRILNATGEQVTIGTIRDITEKKIAEEAVFQSQQMLQTVLDTIPQRVFWKDRSSVFLGCNKPLAQDVGYSDPADMIGKTDYDHSSAATAEHFQEDDREVMETGQPKIHFEEQQIRPNGSTSWLRTSKVPLRNREGEIIGVLGTYEDITEQKKAHEALLESEARFRDLTDRLPQMVFETDRELRITYANRHAASVTGFSVKELTEGKPVLSLIKPAQHARFMESVKSILANIPYEPKEYTAIRKDGSTFPVVVYSSLVYRNQEIIGFRGVAIDISGLRKMEEGIRESEEKFRSLVENASDIVFSLDPAGNFTYVSPQWSEILGHDTRGLIGSPSAALIHPDDLPGNVRAFHSVMEKGTRVHGIEYRVLHRDGTWRWHSQSAAPLRNASGEIISYMGICRDITDQRTAEEALHESEVRLRLLTDNVKDVIWTADMDMHLTYVTPSVHELRGMMPEEAIGEPVEEALTPESLAIIREHYRHATSDLQEGKIMPAPRPLELEFRRKDGSTVWTEVIITPMLGTGGIPTGVIGLTRDISQRRASETALRESEKMFSTIFRTSLVALTLLSVKDNTFYAVNDAFIKNSGYSREEVLGKTPWEIGLLVDREIGERIATVLKKERHIEAEEVPFRAKDGTVRVCLYSATLITMQEELYLLSSVIDISGRKNMEEALRQANHKLNILSGITRHDINNQLQALGGYVELLRRKVPETAHADDFSRISRTIEQISNLIQFTKEYEMIGVHEPAWQNLHGLVAAAEKAALPKAIRCENLLPGDLDIFADPLISKVFFNLLDNAKRHGGSIQQVRFTLEENDGARIVVCSDDGVGVPPADKERIFAPGVGKNTGFGLAISREILDITGITIRETGTNGNGARFEITVPAGKHRMGVSQ; from the coding sequence ATGGCTGAAGGATTGCGGGTTCTCTATGTCGATGACGAGCCCGAACTCCTCGAAATGGCAAAAATTTTCCTGGAAATGAACGGCGAGTTTCAGGTCGGCATTTCCACTTCAGCAAAAGAGGTTATCAGTCTCCCCCTTACCCGGTCTTACGATGCCATTGTCTCCGATTACGAGATGCCGGTGATGAACGGGATCGCATTTTTGAAACATGTCCGTGAGCAGTTCGGTGATATCCCGTTCATCCTCTTCACCGGCAGGGGCCGCGAGGAGGTTGTGATCGATGCCATCAACAATGGCGCCGACTTCTACCTCCAGAAAGGCGGCTCGGCGCAGGCGCAGTTTGCCGAACTTGCCCATAAGATCCGGCAGGCGGTTGTGAAACGGAGGGCGCAGGCCGAACTCCAAGAAGCGTACAACCGGATCACCGCTTCTGAAGAGGAACTGGCCCGGAGCGAGCAGCAGCTGCAGGAGAGCGAGGGCAAGTTCCGCGACTTTGCCGACCACCTGCCCCAGATAGTCTTCGAGACGGACATGGACCTCCGGATTACGTACGTGAACAAATACACTGTTGCCTCGTACGGTTTCCCTGCTGAAGTCGTGGGCAGCGGTCTGAGCATCCTCACCTTCATCCACCCCTCCCAGCACGCCACGTTCATGGTGAACGTCCACCACCTGCGATATGGCATCCCGTTCGAGCCCAGGGAGTACACCGCGTTCAACAAGGACGGGACACCATTCCCAGTCATCGTGTACTCCTCTCCCATCTTCCGGAACAAGCAGATGGTCGGGTTCCGCGGGGTGGTTGCAGACATCTCGGCAAGGAAGCAGGCTGAGGCGGCCCTGCGCGAAAGCGAGGAGAAGCACCGGACGTTTGCCGAGCTCCTGCCCCAGATCGTTTTCGAGACGGACTGTTCACTTGTACTCTCTTTTGTAAATAACCAGGCCTTAACCCAGCTCGGGTATACTCCTCAAGAGGTGGCATCGGGCTTCAACGCCCTTACCATCATTGACCCCTCCCAGCATGACCGCCTCAGGAAGAATATCGTAAGCTTTATGCGTGGCGAACCCTACACCCACGAGGAGTATACCCTGATCCGAAAGAATGGCACTACGTTCCCCGGGCTCATTTACGCGGATGTGGTCTATCGGAACGGACAGATGGCCGGCTTCAGGGGGATCATCATTGACATTTCTGAACAGAAGCAGGCCGAACAGGCGCTGCGTGAGAGTGAGCAGAAATACCGGACCCTTGTCGAGGTAATCCAGGATATTGTCTATTATCTGGATCCCCAAGGCACGATCGTCTACATAAGCCCCCAGGTCATGGATCAGCTGGGATACCATCCTGATGAGATCCTGGGAAAAAATTTTTCTGAATTCATCCACCAGGACGACGCCAGGGTGTTAACCAGTCATATCCGGACCAGCCGCCCGATTGGAACCCCTCTGCCGCAGGACCAGTTCCGGGTGCGAAGGAACGATGGAACATACCGTTGGTATGAGGATAAATCCATCCGGATTCTCAATGCAACGGGAGAGCAGGTTACTATCGGGACAATCAGGGATATTACAGAGAAAAAAATTGCTGAAGAGGCTGTGTTCCAGTCACAACAGATGCTCCAGACCGTGCTCGACACCATCCCGCAGAGAGTGTTCTGGAAGGACAGGAGCTCGGTCTTTTTAGGATGCAACAAGCCCCTCGCACAGGATGTCGGTTATTCCGATCCCGCTGACATGATCGGGAAGACCGATTATGACCATTCATCGGCTGCAACCGCTGAGCACTTCCAGGAGGATGACCGGGAGGTGATGGAGACCGGCCAGCCAAAGATCCATTTCGAAGAGCAGCAAATCCGGCCCAATGGCAGTACGTCATGGCTCCGCACCAGTAAAGTCCCTCTCCGCAATCGGGAGGGGGAGATCATCGGCGTGCTGGGAACCTACGAGGATATCACGGAGCAGAAGAAGGCACATGAAGCACTCCTTGAGAGCGAGGCACGGTTCCGCGACCTGACCGACCGCCTGCCCCAGATGGTCTTTGAAACTGACAGGGAGCTGCGGATCACCTACGCGAACCGGCATGCCGCATCGGTCACCGGTTTCTCCGTGAAGGAGCTCACCGAGGGAAAACCGGTCCTCTCCCTGATCAAACCTGCCCAGCACGCACGATTCATGGAGAGTGTGAAGAGCATCCTGGCCAATATCCCCTATGAGCCAAAGGAATACACTGCAATAAGGAAAGACGGGAGCACGTTCCCGGTGGTTGTCTATTCGTCCCTGGTCTACAGGAACCAGGAGATCATCGGTTTCCGCGGGGTCGCCATCGACATCTCCGGCCTGCGGAAGATGGAGGAGGGCATCCGCGAGAGCGAGGAGAAGTTCCGATCTCTTGTCGAGAACGCAAGCGACATCGTCTTCTCGCTGGACCCTGCGGGAAATTTCACCTACGTCTCGCCGCAATGGTCGGAGATTTTAGGGCACGACACCCGTGGACTCATCGGGTCACCGTCAGCGGCCCTGATCCATCCCGATGACCTGCCGGGGAATGTCCGGGCGTTCCACTCGGTCATGGAGAAGGGCACCCGGGTCCACGGTATCGAATACCGTGTCCTGCACAGGGACGGGACCTGGCGCTGGCACTCCCAGAGCGCTGCCCCTCTCCGGAACGCTTCAGGTGAGATTATCAGCTACATGGGGATCTGCCGGGACATCACGGACCAGAGAACGGCAGAAGAGGCGCTGCATGAGAGCGAGGTGCGCCTCCGTCTCCTTACGGACAATGTGAAGGACGTTATCTGGACCGCGGACATGGATATGCACCTCACGTACGTCACCCCGTCTGTCCATGAACTCCGGGGCATGATGCCGGAAGAGGCGATTGGCGAGCCCGTTGAAGAGGCACTGACCCCGGAATCGCTTGCCATTATCCGGGAACATTACCGCCATGCGACCAGCGACCTGCAGGAAGGGAAGATCATGCCGGCACCCCGTCCCCTGGAACTGGAGTTCCGGCGAAAGGACGGTTCCACGGTCTGGACCGAGGTGATCATCACCCCGATGCTGGGAACGGGCGGTATTCCCACCGGGGTCATCGGCCTTACCCGGGATATCAGCCAGCGGAGGGCGTCAGAAACGGCATTGCGGGAGTCCGAGAAGATGTTTTCCACGATCTTCCGGACCAGCCTCGTTGCCCTCACGCTGCTCTCCGTGAAAGACAATACCTTCTATGCCGTCAACGACGCGTTCATCAAAAACAGCGGGTACTCACGCGAAGAGGTGCTCGGGAAGACCCCATGGGAGATCGGGCTCCTTGTCGACAGGGAGATCGGGGAGCGTATCGCCACGGTTCTCAAAAAAGAGCGGCACATCGAGGCAGAGGAAGTCCCGTTCCGCGCAAAGGACGGGACAGTCCGTGTTTGCCTGTACTCGGCCACGCTGATAACCATGCAGGAGGAACTCTACCTTCTTTCAAGTGTCATCGATATCTCCGGCCGGAAGAACATGGAAGAGGCGCTGCGGCAGGCCAACCACAAGCTCAACATCCTCTCGGGCATAACGAGGCACGATATCAACAACCAGCTCCAGGCACTGGGCGGATATGTCGAACTGCTCCGTCGCAAGGTCCCCGAAACTGCGCATGCCGACGACTTTTCCCGCATCAGCCGGACGATCGAACAGATCTCGAACCTGATCCAGTTCACGAAGGAGTACGAGATGATCGGCGTGCACGAACCGGCCTGGCAGAACCTTCACGGGCTTGTCGCTGCTGCCGAAAAAGCTGCGCTGCCAAAGGCCATCCGGTGCGAGAACCTGCTTCCGGGCGACCTGGATATTTTCGCCGACCCCCTCATCTCCAAGGTCTTCTTCAACCTCCTGGACAATGCAAAGCGCCACGGGGGATCGATCCAACAGGTCCGGTTCACGCTGGAGGAGAATGACGGCGCCCGGATCGTTGTCTGCTCCGATGACGGAGTCGGCGTCCCTCCTGCCGACAAGGAACGGATCTTCGCGCCGGGCGTGGGTAAGAACACCGGGTTTGGCCTTGCCATATCCCGCGAGATCCTCGACATCACGGGCATCACGATCCGGGAGACCGGCACAAACGGGAACGGAGCACGATTCGAGATAACTGTGCCGGCCGGAAAGCACCGCATGGGCGTTTCGCAATAA
- a CDS encoding GntP family permease, translating into MDLLIAFVITLALITAVSLWYRISPFFTLVGGAILFGLLSGMTLDATLEGIVSGLGKVFASFGLIILCGAVIAILLQEQRQAEEIVSDIQRIVKNPPALAGFSGYLLAVPITCCVTAYVMLQPILDCLETDKLRRNVLLYLAAVGSIISYALIFPTPVVIPLFTAFGTGTSALVYNAVAIPLSLTVLAGAILFYRWARPEVSFAANPLQPGDIRQDSGYGIHWRAWAPFIAILVAIPVSFFLLGLSHVGIINFIMLVGAVTAIALAPNGIRATGLTKSAKHAGMIIFDICGAGALGYVIVKSGFTEGVLGQLIFLIPVILVPFILAAVIETAQGSRVVTAVITAEVLAGSAVVGAIHPIPLILLISAGSCIVSYVTDPYFWLVQRTTGDDINTVVKNYTLPIALAGIAILVVAIALEYLVFR; encoded by the coding sequence ATGGATCTTCTCATCGCCTTTGTCATCACGCTCGCCCTCATCACCGCAGTCAGCCTCTGGTACCGGATCTCGCCGTTCTTCACACTGGTCGGCGGGGCGATCCTTTTCGGGCTCCTTTCGGGAATGACCCTTGATGCCACACTCGAAGGGATTGTGTCCGGCCTTGGCAAGGTCTTTGCCTCGTTCGGCCTCATCATCCTCTGCGGTGCCGTGATTGCGATCCTGTTGCAGGAGCAGCGCCAGGCTGAAGAGATTGTTTCCGATATCCAGCGCATCGTGAAGAACCCGCCGGCCCTTGCTGGCTTCTCGGGGTATCTCCTTGCAGTCCCCATCACCTGCTGCGTTACGGCATACGTCATGCTCCAGCCGATCCTCGACTGCCTGGAGACGGACAAGCTCCGGCGGAATGTCCTTCTTTACCTTGCCGCGGTCGGGAGCATCATCTCGTATGCCCTGATCTTCCCGACACCTGTTGTCATTCCTCTCTTCACAGCATTTGGAACGGGAACCAGCGCACTGGTGTACAATGCGGTGGCGATCCCGCTCTCTCTTACCGTGCTTGCAGGAGCCATTCTCTTTTACCGGTGGGCCCGTCCAGAGGTGTCTTTTGCCGCGAATCCATTGCAACCCGGGGATATCCGGCAGGATTCAGGTTACGGCATTCACTGGCGGGCGTGGGCGCCGTTCATTGCGATCCTTGTTGCGATCCCGGTCTCGTTTTTCCTGCTCGGTCTCTCGCATGTCGGGATCATCAACTTCATCATGCTTGTGGGTGCTGTCACTGCCATCGCCCTTGCGCCGAATGGGATACGCGCAACGGGCCTGACAAAGAGCGCAAAACACGCCGGCATGATCATCTTCGATATCTGCGGTGCCGGTGCACTCGGTTACGTGATCGTAAAGAGCGGCTTCACTGAAGGAGTGCTCGGGCAGCTGATCTTCCTGATCCCGGTCATCCTTGTCCCCTTCATTCTCGCTGCTGTGATCGAGACGGCGCAGGGGTCGCGGGTGGTGACTGCGGTGATCACAGCGGAAGTGTTGGCCGGATCCGCAGTAGTCGGGGCCATCCATCCCATCCCGCTTATCCTCCTGATCAGTGCCGGCTCCTGTATTGTTTCATACGTCACCGACCCGTACTTCTGGCTCGTCCAGCGGACCACGGGCGATGACATCAACACGGTGGTGAAGAACTACACGCTGCCGATTGCGCTTGCCGGTATCGCAATCCTTGTCGTTGCCATAGCGCTCGAGTACCTGGTGTTCCGGTGA
- a CDS encoding RNA repair domain-containing protein, whose protein sequence is MLTSHRILQQYWHDARYDIRQVRVWYIDRGAPEDRSVADGPAICLESYYLNIRTPAGEKQIPYHRILIITYCGAVVFENRKIKGLADLIAGNALDICGIRTVEDREDEKNP, encoded by the coding sequence ATGCTGACCAGCCACCGGATCCTCCAGCAGTACTGGCATGATGCGCGCTATGATATCCGGCAGGTGCGGGTCTGGTATATCGACCGGGGGGCGCCGGAGGACCGGTCCGTGGCTGACGGACCGGCTATCTGCCTCGAATCCTACTATCTGAATATACGGACTCCTGCCGGAGAAAAGCAGATCCCTTACCACCGGATCCTGATCATTACCTACTGCGGTGCTGTGGTCTTCGAGAACCGGAAGATCAAGGGGCTTGCGGACCTCATTGCAGGAAATGCCCTGGATATCTGTGGGATCCGAACGGTCGAAGACCGTGAGGATGAGAAGAACCCGTGA